A region of the Phoenix dactylifera cultivar Barhee BC4 chromosome 10, palm_55x_up_171113_PBpolish2nd_filt_p, whole genome shotgun sequence genome:
CAACCAGTGTTGCCAGGCTGCGGTTTCCTAATTCTAGCCCAATAAATTAGTAATTACGTGAATTTGTGAAACAGCAAGGTCAAAAGCGAGCTATTATGTGCATACCTAAAgaagcaaaataaaatataacaaaaaaatgTCATTTCGCTTTCAGTTAAAACTATGGGGGAAGTCGTtcagtccaaaaaaaaaaaaaaaaaagttaatagtGAAAGTCCAACCAAATCGTTTGCTCCAAGTAGCCGTAGTTGCAGAGTTCTGAtgcagtttttttttatatatatatagcaaatTGAAGTCAGAAACCTTGGTTCAAGGTAAAGCATTCCATAGAGGACAGGGCTGGTTGATAACCAGATGGGCAACGAAAGCAAGAGACGACATTTTCTCGAGAGGCGGCACTGCTCCCCATTATGACAAGACGGCAAAACTGCACGGATGGATGGAGAGATGGAATAGAGTTCAGTAGCTGAGGCGACCGTCCTCGGTAGCGGTGGCGATCGAAGGCGAGAAGGAGACGCGAGACTCGTCGAAGTCCTCCTCCGGGAGCGGCGACTGCTCCACCCTGATGTCCTCGATCATCTTGACCACCTCCGACATGGCCGGCCTCCGGTCGGGCTCGTGGGCCACGCAGGCCAGTCCCACGTGGAGCATGGCCACCATCTCCTCCTCGATGTTCTTGTACCGCAGCAGCTCGGCGTCGAACACCTCCGCCGTCCACTCCTCCCGCACCACCGACCGCACCCATTCCGGCAGGCTGACGCCGATGATGCCGTTGCTGCTGCTATTAGTAATGTTGTTGTCATCAttaggatgatgatgatgagaatcaggagcaggaggaggagggtggggggccggcgccctcccCGTGAGGACCTCGAGGATGAGCACCCCGAAGGCGTAGACGTCGGCCTCCTGGGAAAGGCGCCTGGTGTCGGTCTGCTCGGGTGCCCGGTAGCCCCCGAGGCGGGCGGTGGCGTGGGCCGGGCTCAGCAGCAGCGCCAGCCCGAAGTCGGCCACGCAGGCGGCGCCGTTCTTGTCCAGCAGCACGTTGGAGGATTTGACGTTGCCGTGGGGGATCTTAGACGACACATACTCCTCGTGGATGCACGCTAGCCCCCGCGCCGCCCCCAGCACCAGGCTTATCCTGGTCGTCCAGTCCAGCGGGATCCTCCCGGGACCCCGATTGCCTATAGAGAGTGCGTACGATTGATCAAGGAATTCAATTTAACGGgagaggagaggatgggatGTGGTCGATCTAATTTAGACCATCCATTGATGATTAATGATGGATGATGATGAAGACGTCAATTAATTAttaaccgccgccgccgccgccgccgccggcagcAGAAGCAGCAGCGGCAAGAGGTATCGTAAGGTAAGTTACGGAAAAGTGAAGTGGTACCATGGAGGCGAGAGTGGAAGCTGCCGTTGGGGAGGTAGTCGTAGATGAGGAGTTTCTCCTGCCTGGCGTAGTAGTAGGCCCGGAGGCGGACGAGGTTGGGGCGGCGCAGCCGACCAATAAGGTCCATGTACTTGTGGAAGTCGGCGCGGCAGCAGGGGTTGGCATCCTTGAGCCGCTTCACCGCCACCATGCACCCGTCCTCCAGCACCGCCCGGTACACCGTCCCCAGGCTCCCCTTCCCCAGCATCTCCGCCGACGCCCGCAGCAGCTCCTCCAGCTCGAAACGCTTGCTTCCACGCTttctcctccccctcttcccCCCGCTGccgtcctcctccacctcctcctcttcaaAGAACACCAGCTTGCTCTGCCGCGCCGCCGCCTCGTCACTCTCTCCGCCATCGCTGTCTCTGCCgccctttttccttttcttctcttcctccgccGCCTCCAGAGTGGAGGGATGGTCGCTCTCCCTGCCATCGCCGCCTATCTTGCTGCCATCCTTGTCTTCCAGGTGCCTGATGCAGCAGCGGAATCCACACAGCAGGGACAGGGCCACCAGCAGGAACACGGCATTCCCGACGGCGATGCCGACGATCGTGCCCCTGCTCAGCCCCTCTCCGTTgcgccttcctccctctcctcctccgcccTCCATGACGGCGCCGGCGTTAGAAGAGGCGCTCGGTCTGGTGCTGGGGTTGGAGGGCACCACCGActgaggagaggaggaagaggagggaggagactcGCGCGGCATGAATGAGCAGGGCGGCAGTGGAGGGGTGGGCCCGCAGAGGCCCGCGTTGCCGGCGAAGGTGGCCGCCCCGAAGCGGGTGTGCATGCTGTCGGGAACTCTCCCGTAGAGATTGTTGTTGG
Encoded here:
- the LOC103723838 gene encoding leucine-rich repeat receptor-like protein kinase PXC1, whose amino-acid sequence is MTSSLLLVLLLSSPLVMAVAGPGPRSQTQQQPQPSDTDALTIFRSSTDTHGNLAANWSTPDACTGRWRGVGCSGGRVTSLALPFLDLRGPIAPLSHLDQLRRLDLHGNRLNGTLLPLIPALPNLKLLYLSQNDLSGEIPPAVGRLTRLLRLDLSSNDLRGPIPGDALANLTRLLTLRLQNNLLSGRLPDLSAALPRLVDFNASNNNLYGRVPDSMHTRFGAATFAGNAGLCGPTPPLPPCSFMPRESPPSSSSSPQSVVPSNPSTRPSASSNAGAVMEGGGGEGGRRNGEGLSRGTIVGIAVGNAVFLLVALSLLCGFRCCIRHLEDKDGSKIGGDGRESDHPSTLEAAEEEKKRKKGGRDSDGGESDEAAARQSKLVFFEEEEVEEDGSGGKRGRRKRGSKRFELEELLRASAEMLGKGSLGTVYRAVLEDGCMVAVKRLKDANPCCRADFHKYMDLIGRLRRPNLVRLRAYYYARQEKLLIYDYLPNGSFHSRLHGNRGPGRIPLDWTTRISLVLGAARGLACIHEEYVSSKIPHGNVKSSNVLLDKNGAACVADFGLALLLSPAHATARLGGYRAPEQTDTRRLSQEADVYAFGVLILEVLTGRAPAPHPPPPAPDSHHHHPNDDNNITNSSSNGIIGVSLPEWVRSVVREEWTAEVFDAELLRYKNIEEEMVAMLHVGLACVAHEPDRRPAMSEVVKMIEDIRVEQSPLPEEDFDESRVSFSPSIATATEDGRLSY